The Rhododendron vialii isolate Sample 1 chromosome 5a, ASM3025357v1 genome contains a region encoding:
- the LOC131326797 gene encoding sodium/proton antiporter 1-like isoform X1: MAINQSWFAANQDVAMALLFGIGYACIIFEEYLAFNKSGVGLLMAVSLWVVRSIGAPSTEVVVSELTHAFAEVSEIIFFLLGAMTIVEIVDAHQGFKLVTDNITTRKPRTLLWVVGLVTFPLSSILDNLTSTIVMVSLLRKLVPPSEYRKLLGAVVVIAANAGGAWSPIGDVTTTMLWIHGQITTLPTMKVSIVPCAVSLAVPLALLSLTSEVNETGQDSPNVLSSEQMAPRGLLVFSVGIGALVFVPVFKALTGLPPFMGMLLGLGVLWILTDAIHYGESNRQKLKVPQALSRIDIQGALFFLGILLSVKSLEAAGILRELANYLNAHIPNIELIASAIGVVSAIIDNVPLVAATMGMYDLTSFPPDSEFWQLVAYCAGTGGSMLIIGSTAGVAFMGMEKVDFFWYLRKVSGVAFAGYAAGITAYLAIHNLHLSLPMTVAQVHFLFGL; the protein is encoded by the exons ATGGCAATTAATCAATCCTGGTTTGCTGCTAATCAG GATGTTGCTATGGCCCTGCTCTTTGGAATAGGATATGCATGCATTATTTTTGAAGAATATCTGGCGTTTAATAAAAGTGGAGTGGGATTATTAATGGCTGTGAGTTTGTGGGTAGTACGAAGCATTGGG GCTCCCTCAACGGAGGTTGTTGTTTCAGAGTTGACACATGCATTTGCTGAAGTCAgtgaaataatatttttcttgttgggtGCAATGACCATTGTGGAGATAGTTGATGCCCATCAAGGATTTAAGTTGGTTACCGACAACATAACTACTCGAAAGCCAAGGACTCTGCTTTGGGTG GTTGGCTTAGTGACTTTTCCCCTCAGTTCAATCCTCGACAACCTGACTTCCACTATTGTCATGGTTTCCTTATTGAGGAAACTCGTACCTCCATCAGAATACCGCAA GCTTCTAGGGGCTGTTGTTGTGATAGCAGCAAATGCTGGTGGTGCATGGTCTCCTATTGGTGATGTAACCACCACTATGCTGTGGATACATGGTCAAATAACTACATTGCCAACAATGAAG GTCTCAATTGTACCTTGTGCAGTTTCCTTGGCTGTCCCACTGGCTCTTCTATCACTTACTAG TGAAGTTAATGAAACGGGACAAGACTCTCCGAATGTTTTGTCATCCGAACAAATGGCCCCTCGAGGACTGCTTGTTTTCTCTGTTGGGATTGGAGCACTGGTGTTTGTCCCTGTGTTCAAGGCTTTAACAGGTTTACCACCTTTCATGGGTATGTTGCTTGGACTTGGAGTTCTTTGGATTTTGACAGACGCCATTCATTACGGTGAATCAAATAGGCAAAAGTTGAAGGTACCCCAAGCTTTATCACGAATTGACATCCAAGGAGCCCTTTTCTTCCTTGGGATCCTTTTGTCTGTCAAAAG CCTGGAGGCAGCAGGGATACTTCGAGAACTGGCAAATTACCTTAATGCCCACATTCCAAACATTGAACTGATTGCGAGTGCAATAGGGGTTGTATCAGCAATTATAGACAACGTTCCATTAGTTGCTGCAACAATGGGAATGTATGATCTCACTTCCTTCCCCCCAGATTCCGAGTTCTGGCAATTGGTTGCGTATTGTGCTGGAACAGGTGGATCCATGTTGATTATTGGGTCCACTGCAGGAGTTGCATTTATGGGAATGGAGAAGGTGGATTTCTTTTGGTACTTGCGGAAG GTATCTGGAGTTGCTTTCGCTGGATATGCTGCTGGAATTACTGCATATTTAGCAATTCACaatctccatctctctctccctatgaCTGTAGCTCAAGTCCATTTCCTATTTGGTTTATAA
- the LOC131326797 gene encoding sodium/proton antiporter 1-like isoform X2, with amino-acid sequence MAINQSWFAANQDVAMALLFGIGYACIIFEEYLAFNKSGVGLLMAVSLWVVRSIGVGLVTFPLSSILDNLTSTIVMVSLLRKLVPPSEYRKLLGAVVVIAANAGGAWSPIGDVTTTMLWIHGQITTLPTMKVSIVPCAVSLAVPLALLSLTSEVNETGQDSPNVLSSEQMAPRGLLVFSVGIGALVFVPVFKALTGLPPFMGMLLGLGVLWILTDAIHYGESNRQKLKVPQALSRIDIQGALFFLGILLSVKSLEAAGILRELANYLNAHIPNIELIASAIGVVSAIIDNVPLVAATMGMYDLTSFPPDSEFWQLVAYCAGTGGSMLIIGSTAGVAFMGMEKVDFFWYLRKVSGVAFAGYAAGITAYLAIHNLHLSLPMTVAQVHFLFGL; translated from the exons ATGGCAATTAATCAATCCTGGTTTGCTGCTAATCAG GATGTTGCTATGGCCCTGCTCTTTGGAATAGGATATGCATGCATTATTTTTGAAGAATATCTGGCGTTTAATAAAAGTGGAGTGGGATTATTAATGGCTGTGAGTTTGTGGGTAGTACGAAGCATTGGG GTTGGCTTAGTGACTTTTCCCCTCAGTTCAATCCTCGACAACCTGACTTCCACTATTGTCATGGTTTCCTTATTGAGGAAACTCGTACCTCCATCAGAATACCGCAA GCTTCTAGGGGCTGTTGTTGTGATAGCAGCAAATGCTGGTGGTGCATGGTCTCCTATTGGTGATGTAACCACCACTATGCTGTGGATACATGGTCAAATAACTACATTGCCAACAATGAAG GTCTCAATTGTACCTTGTGCAGTTTCCTTGGCTGTCCCACTGGCTCTTCTATCACTTACTAG TGAAGTTAATGAAACGGGACAAGACTCTCCGAATGTTTTGTCATCCGAACAAATGGCCCCTCGAGGACTGCTTGTTTTCTCTGTTGGGATTGGAGCACTGGTGTTTGTCCCTGTGTTCAAGGCTTTAACAGGTTTACCACCTTTCATGGGTATGTTGCTTGGACTTGGAGTTCTTTGGATTTTGACAGACGCCATTCATTACGGTGAATCAAATAGGCAAAAGTTGAAGGTACCCCAAGCTTTATCACGAATTGACATCCAAGGAGCCCTTTTCTTCCTTGGGATCCTTTTGTCTGTCAAAAG CCTGGAGGCAGCAGGGATACTTCGAGAACTGGCAAATTACCTTAATGCCCACATTCCAAACATTGAACTGATTGCGAGTGCAATAGGGGTTGTATCAGCAATTATAGACAACGTTCCATTAGTTGCTGCAACAATGGGAATGTATGATCTCACTTCCTTCCCCCCAGATTCCGAGTTCTGGCAATTGGTTGCGTATTGTGCTGGAACAGGTGGATCCATGTTGATTATTGGGTCCACTGCAGGAGTTGCATTTATGGGAATGGAGAAGGTGGATTTCTTTTGGTACTTGCGGAAG GTATCTGGAGTTGCTTTCGCTGGATATGCTGCTGGAATTACTGCATATTTAGCAATTCACaatctccatctctctctccctatgaCTGTAGCTCAAGTCCATTTCCTATTTGGTTTATAA